Genomic segment of Desulfolucanica intricata:
CTGCGCCATACACAATAATTGTAATAAGGCAATAAACCCGGCTTTAAAGCAGGGTTATTGTGAAAAGCAGGCTTAATTTGTGAAAAATGTCTGATTAAGGCCATAAATATTCCCAACAGCACAGAATTTTAGTTTAAGAAGTATATTCTAGGAAGTTATATCCGCTGATACCGGTTTTCCGGACAGCACACCCGCCGCAGTTAGTACATCTACCTGATTTAATACGCAGGATTTGTTTTTCGGGATTTCTGTAAAAACCAGGGCGCTGTCCAAAATTTCCTCCAGCCTTTCCACCGGAATGACATCAATTCCTTCTATGGCACGGAATAAATCCTGATAATTTTCTTTCGGAATATATACTTTTTCAGCTCCGGCCCGGCGGGCAGCCTCAACTTTAGCCACAATACCCCCCACCGGCTTCACTATCCCTCTGATGGATAATTCCCCGGTCATAGCAATTTTATTATTAACAGGCACCCCTGTTATAGCTGAGTAAACTGCAGTAGCTATAGCTACACCGGCCGATGGCCCGTCAATAGGAATTCCTCCGGGAAAATTAACATGAATATCATAATCCCGAGGGTCTATATCCGTAACCCGGCGCAGCGCTGTTAAGACATTTTCCACTGAGCCACGGGCCATACTTTTTCGTCGAATAGTCTTAGCTTTATTACCCAGCTCTTCTTCATCAACTACTCCGGTAACGGTGACCTTACCCTGTTCCTTGGCGGCAGGAAGTGCCCCCACCTCCAACTCCAAGAGGGTTCCCATATTGGGCCCGTAAACTGCCAGCCCGTTTACAAAACCCACCTGGGGCTGACCGGGTACCTTCTTTTCAGGCCGGGGAGAATAATGACCGCTGTGTACCACCCATTCGATATCTGCCTTACGAATCTCCTTGCGCCCTTCTGTCAGGGCAATACCGGCAGCAATTTGAACAATATTAACCGCTTCTCTCCCATTTGTAGCATATTTTTTAATAACAGCAAGCGCCCCCTCCTCCAGCGGAAAACCAACCTTTTGTGAGGCGTTTTTAGCAATCACTTCAATTTCATCAGGTAAAAGTGACCTAAAAAACACCTCCAAACACCTGGATCTTATTGCAGGTGGGATATCCTCTGAAGTGCGGG
This window contains:
- the lonB gene encoding ATP-dependent protease LonB, whose protein sequence is MGDLSIGIGGFLTFVQVFFAVIIGLYFWNLLKTQQGNKIAVEKESKKEQEKLQRLRAISLTEPLSEKTRPVNFNEIIGQEEGLKSLRAALCGPNPQHVIIYGPPGVGKTAAARLVLEEAKKNPHSPFKERAKFVEVDATTVRFDERGIADPLIGSVHDPIYQGAGPLGMAGIPQPKQGAVTKAHGGMLFIDEIGELHPIQINKLLKVMEDRKVILESAYYSSEDTNIPGHIHDIFQNGLPADFRMVGATTRTSEDIPPAIRSRCLEVFFRSLLPDEIEVIAKNASQKVGFPLEEGALAVIKKYATNGREAVNIVQIAAGIALTEGRKEIRKADIEWVVHSGHYSPRPEKKVPGQPQVGFVNGLAVYGPNMGTLLELEVGALPAAKEQGKVTVTGVVDEEELGNKAKTIRRKSMARGSVENVLTALRRVTDIDPRDYDIHVNFPGGIPIDGPSAGVAIATAVYSAITGVPVNNKIAMTGELSIRGIVKPVGGIVAKVEAARRAGAEKVYIPKENYQDLFRAIEGIDVIPVERLEEILDSALVFTEIPKNKSCVLNQVDVLTAAGVLSGKPVSADITS